CCCCTTAAAAAAGAGGGAGGCAAGTGGAAGCGCATTAGCTACGATCAGGCCATTGAGGAGATTAGTAGCAAAATGATCGCTATGCGCGAAAAATACGGACCTGATAGCATGATGTTTATGGGGAGTGCTAAGATGAACTCCCAGCAGGCTTATTATTGGCGTAAATTTGCTGCCTTTTATGGGACGAACAATATCGATCATGTAGCCCGTATTTGACACAGCACCACAGTCGCCGGTGTGGCGAATACATGGGGGTATGGTGCGATGACAAACCACTTTGGGGACGTTGTCGGGCATTCTAAAGCGATTTTGATGATCGGGCTTAATACGGCGGTGAGTAACCCTATTGGCTTTAAGCACTTCTTGCAGGCTAAGGATCGCAATAACGCTAAACTCATCGTGATCGATCCAGTCTTCACTAAGAGCGCGGCCAAAGCAGATATTTATGTGCGGATTCGCTCAGGGACTGACATCGCCTTTATTTATGGCATGTTGCATTTGATTTTTAAACATGGGTGGGAAGATAAAGAGGTCATTAGAACCCAATCCTTTGGGATCGAGGAGATCAAAAAAGAAGCCTTAAAATACACCCCCGAAGTGGTGGAAGACATTACCGGTGTGCCGGCTAGCTTACTCATCCAAACTACGCGTGTGTTTGCGCAAGCAAAACCAGCTACCCTTGCTTGGGCTCTAGGCATCACCCAACACAGCGTGGGCAGTGGAAACACGCGCATACTCTCCATTTTGCAACTCGTGCTAGGCAATATGGGTAAAAAGGGCGGAGGTTGTAATATTGTGCGCGGGCATGACAATGTGCAGGGGGCAACGGACATGTGCTGTTTGGCAGATAATCTGCCCGGCTACTATGGCTTAGGCGAGGCGAGTTGGCGTTATTATGCCAAATGCTGGGGCGTGGATTATGAATATTTGCAAAAGCGCTTTTTTACGCCTGAGTGGATGTTCAAAAAGGGCTTTAGCGTCTCCTTGTGGTATGAGGGTGTCTTGCAAAAAAACCCCACCCACTCCAGCGCACCCATTAAGGGGCTTTGGGTGCAGGGCAATGGAATCAGCTCGCTAGCCCACAAGGTCAAGATCGCAGAGGCACTAGACAAGCTGGACTTGTTGGTCATTGCCGAGCCCTTTTTGAATGAGGGGGCGATTTTAACGGAACGCACAGATAATCTCTATGTGCTACCCATCGCGACCCAATTTGAATGTGAGGGGATTGTGGTCGCCACCAACCGCGCCGCGCAGTGGCGTAGCCAAGTGGTTAAACCTCTCTATGAAGCCAAGCAAGATCACGAACTCATGTTTGAAATGGCAAAGAAATTTGGCTTTTATGAGGAATACACCAAGGCCATGCTCTGTGATTTTGATAAAAATGGGGAATTGGTGCAGGTGCGCAAAAATTTCCAATGGCCCGAAGATGCCACTAGAGAGATCGCGCGCACGGTGAAAGTGATCGGTCTTGGGGGTTGGACACCCGAGCGTCTCAAAGCCCAGCAAGAAAACTGGCATATGTTTGATTACATCACCCAAGAGGGCTATGGTCCGATGAAAGGGCAGTATTATGGCTTGCCTTGGCCAGCATGGACACCAGAGCACCCCGGAACCCCTATTCTTTATGATATTAGCGTTCCGACCAAAGAGGGTGGAATGGGCTTTAGGGCGCGCTTTGGAGAGGAGTACAAGGGACAGAACTTGCTAGCCGATAAGAGTGTTACAATCAAGGGTTCAGCCATCAAGGGCGGTTACCCTGAAATCACCAAAGCAAACATTGAAAAGGTGCTAGGGATCAAACTCACCGACCACGAGCGCGCGATTATGGGGGATAATTGGAAGGTGGATACTAGCGGGCTTATTCAGAAAAAATGCGATGAAAAGGGCGTGTGTGTCTATGGGAATGCCCGCGCGCGCGCCATTGTATGGAGTTTTATCGATCAAATCCCCTTGCACCGCGAACCTCTGCACTCTCCCCGCCCCGATTTGGCAAAAAAATACCCCGCGATCAAAGACCAGATCAATAACTTTAGGGTGAATGTGCGCTTTATTAGCGAGCAAACCCAAGAAGAATGGGCTAAAGAGTTCCCTATTATTATGGCTTCCATGCGCTTGGTGAATTTGAGCGGAGCGGGCATGTTGGAGCGCACTAGCAAATACCTCTCTGCTATCACGCCCGAGATGTTCTGCCATATCCATCCAGATTTAGCCCTCAAACATGGGATTAAAGATGGTGATATGATGTGGATACATTCGCCAGAGCGCACTAAAATTAAGGTAAAGGCAGTTTTTAGCCACTCGGTAACCCCAGATCGAATCTGTATGCCCTATAGTTTTGCGGGCATATTGCAGGGGGTGGATTTAGGGCACCGCTACCCTGAGGGCACAAAACCCTACACACGAGGCGAGGGCTCTAACACCGTTACCAACTATGGCTTTGATCCTGTAACCCAGATTCCTGAGTTTAACGCCGGCTTGTGCCGTATTGAAAAGGCTTAACATGGCAGATCTAACCCCCACAAAACAAATCCCCAACGCCAACCGCATGAAATTTTATTGCGATGACAACCGTTGTATTAGCTGTTTTGCCTGCTCGGTCGCGTGTTCGCATTCCAATGAGCTAGAAGTGGGCTTGAATCGGCGCAAGGTGATCACCCTTTATGAGGGTGTCGAGGGCAAGGAAAAATCTATCTCCATTGCCTGCCAGCACTGCACGGACGCGCCCTGTGCGCAGGTTTGCCCGGTGGATTGCTTTTATATCCGCGAAGATGGGATTGTTTTACACAATAAAGAAACCTGTATAGGTTGTGGGTATTGCTTGTATGCCTGCCCCTTTGGTGCGCCCCAATTCCCCAGAGATGGGGCGTTTGGCGTGCGTGGGGTGATGGACAAATGCACCATGTGTGCGGGCGGTCCTGCGCCCACCCACTCCAAAAAAGAAATGGAATTATATGGAGTGAATCGGATTGCCAGCGGGCAAGTGCCCATGTGTGCGGCGACCTGTTCGACTAACGCCCTCTTGGTGGGCGATGCGGGGAGCATTGCCAATATTTATCGAAAACGAGTCATGGCTAAATACGCCAACGCGCAGGATTTTAAAACCAAAGCCGATCACCAAAAAGAGGGCGCGATACCCTAAAGGAGGTTGTGATGAGAGCGATCTTGTATCTTATGGGTGTGGGGGTTTTAAGCGCGCGCGATCTCCCTTTAGACCAAGAGCGAATCTTGGGCATTTTGCCCTATGGACAACGGGACACGGGCAAGCTCGGGGAGCTTTGGACACTTTGGCAGGGGCATTACTTTTTATGGCTTTTTTTAGCGGTGGTGCTAGGAGTTGCTTCTGGATTTCTCTTGCATTATCTCGTCATCGGACCTAAGCAGTTCAAGCACAGCGACCAAAAAATCCCTTTTTTCACGCTTTTTAACCGCATCATCCACTGGATCGCGGGGGTGTCTTTTATTTTGCTTGTGCCCACCGGGTTGATTATGATCTTTGGGGATTTTTTGGGGGGCGGGGCGTTTGTGCGCTTTTGTAGAATCGCGCATAGCGTGGGTTGCGTGGTGTTCATGGTGGCGGTCTTACCCATGCTCTTCATGTGGCTTAAAGACATGTTCTTTAGGCTAGCAGACATCAAGTGGCTAGTGATCATGGGAGGCTATCTTTCCAAAGAGAAAAAATCCGTGCCCGCTTATAAATTCAACGCCGGGCAAAAAATGTGGTTTTGGATCGCCACTTTGGGCGGGCTAGTGATGATTGCTAGTGGGGGGATTTTGTATTTTAACACGGTGGACTTGAGCGCGATCGCTAGCTTTTTTGGACTTTATCAAATCTCGCTCTTGCGCTTGAGCGCGTTGGTGCATAATTTCTTAGGTTTAGTGATGGTGGGATTCTTCATCGTGCATTTATACATGTCCTTGTTTGCGATCAAGGGAGCGTTGCGCTCTATGATTGATGGCTACAAGGAAGAGGAAGAGGTTAAAGTTTTGCACAGCTTGTATTATCAGGATCAAACAAGGGCTTAGTATTCACTTATATACTCAAGCAAGTGCCTTCTAAAGATGTTTGAATAATTTTTAAGTCTGCCTGCAAGAGTGGTGTGTTAAAGTCAGGACGCTTTTTAGCATAAAAATATAGAAAGGAAATTGATGCCATATATTAACATTCGTATCTCTAAAGAGCATGGAGGAGCTACTACGGAGCAAAAACGCGCGCTTATTAGTGGAGTAACCGATCTGGTTGTTGACATCTTGGGCAAAAAAAGGGAGGCTACGATCGTAATTATTGATGAAATCCATACAGATAACTGCGGTTTAGGTGGAGAAACCATCACACGATTAAGGCACACGCCTCCTGAACAACTAAAGGATTAAAAAACCCTAAGGGTTTCCCTAGTGGTGCTTGCGTAGGAGGAAGTTTAAGAGGTCGTAGCTGTCTAGGGAGATGGTGAAATAAACCTGATAAGAATCGTAGACTTGGCTGTAATCGCTCATCGTGTTGTAGACAAATTGGGTTTTGATGCTCGCAAAAGCACTTCTAAATTCGTAATAAATATCTAAGCGGTTATAAAGGGGTGCTTGGAAAAAGGGGACACCGCGATAAATGGGAGTGGGGCAGTAATCTTTTGAACAGATGAGGTTGACATTTCCGTATCTGTCATAGAAAAAATCTTCGCCATGCTTGCTCACAAAGAGCAGATCGCTTAGACCAAAGCCTTTATATTGGGCGTGGCCTTCTACAAATAAGCCTGTGCCTACCTTGAAAGGCACGTCAATATCGCTTTGGCGCAATCTCTCCAAGTCGCCCAAAACACCTAGTGATAAATTTAATTTTTGCATGAAGGGAAGAGCGTTGAGCAAATCGGTTTTGGCATAAAGCTGGTAGTAAAATCTGTCTAAAAGATAGACAGAGCCTGCAGTTTTTCCTACATGAGGGAGAGATGGCCAGTTGAGCAGAAACTGATCTTCCACATGGAAAAGTTGCGCATTACCTCCTAAAATAAAAAACCTTTTGAGAGCAGAGAGTTCGCTATAAGCCGTAAAACTAAAGCGATCCATCGCATTGCCCAAAGAATTACGCCCATATTTACAGGTGTAACAATTCCCTCCAAACCAATCGAGCAAAAACTCAGCTTCAACATGGGTATCTTTGTAGGGGTTGTTGGGAGGATTATATTGGAGCAAAAAGCCCCGCGCGTTAGGATCAATAAACCAATAATAAGGAGAAAAGACATTGAGTGGGTAATGGCCAATGAGGTATTTTCTAGGAAAAATACCCCCATAAAAATTAAAGGAGCGTCCTCTGGCTTGGTAATAAATAGTAGGGCCCCATTTGGAGGGAAAATTCATTTGATAAGTGTGGAGATTTTGAAAAAGAAAAGCCCCTACCATCACCTTTTGCTCTACAGAACCTAAATTGAAAGCAAAACCCACCTCTGGAGTTAAACGCGTGCTTAAAGTGGTGTTGGTATTGTACCAGTAGGGAGTTGAACCTTCGTGATCCATGATAAAAAGATTGAGGCCAAGGTTATAGCGCAAATAATCCTTAAAGCCCTGCGCTTTCCCTAAGTTTATCAACAACAATGCAAACATGCAAATTGCAACGAACACCCGCCCCATCAATTCCCTTTTAAGCCGATGAAAAAGCCCATTATACTATAATGCCTATACAATATGTTAGTATAAGGATGGCGCATGTTCCACGAATATAGAGATGAAATCAAGGCATTGAAAAATAAAAATCCTCATTTTAATAAAATCTTTGAGGAACACAATGCTTTGGATGATGAGATCTCCACTTTAGAGACTCACAACGCAGATGATCTCAAAGTTTCCACTCTTAAAAAGAAGAAATTGCATCTTAAAGATGAGATTTTTCACATGATTCAAGAATATAGAGCGGGTTTGATTTAAAGTTGTTTTAAAATTCCGTAAGCTTCTACAATTTCTAAAAAGCGTTGCTTGTAGAGGCTTGAGTTTGTTGTGCAGGCATCGGGATGGTAGAGTTTAGCCAGCTCTAGGTAGCGGTGTTTGATTTCTTCTTTTGAGTGCATCACTCCTAATCCAAGTGTGCGCAAAGCTTTTAGAATGATTTCTTCTTGTCTTGTCAAGTAAAGAGCCTGAGTGGGGTAAATGAAGTGGATACATGCGTGTTTAAAGTGAGAGTTCTGAAGAGCCATGAGAGGTTCAAGCGCGTCCAGGTGAGCGTGGGTTTCATGCAAAAAGTCATTTTTGTTGCTCTTATCTTCAAAGGGAGTTTCTAGCAGAATATGGGGCGCAAAAAGGCTTTGCAAAAACTCTCTTGCTATAAAGTGTGTGTAGTAGAAAACCACTCTTGAGTGCAAATAAATCGCTTGAATCTCAATCTTATGCACTAGAGCAAAAAAAGAGGCGTAGTGTTCGTGAGGGTGCGGACTTTCTTTAAAGACCACAGGAAGATGCGCATGGGCCAAAATCTTTTCTAGGAGCAGTTGCGCGTCCAATTGGTCATAAAAGGGATGCAACGCATATTTGGCGTAAAAGAGGCGGTTAAGCAAGTAGGTTTTTTTTAGGCTTTGGTCTTCTAATAAAATGAGAGTGTGTTTAAATTTGACATGCTCCTTAAAATGCTTTTTGATATAAAAAGTTGTCTGCTCATAAAGGACAGGTTCAAGGCAGACCTCTATGAACTGATCTGAGGTGGCCACTCCTTGATCGTAGGCAAGCGAAGGCACACCCTCTCTGCGGATTTTAGTCTTAATTTGCATGCGCTAATTATAACACTCTAACCTAGCCTATTCTTAAACCAACTTACAGAACCTAAAGTTCCTCTCTTGATTTCATAGCGAATCACTAATATTGCCACTATTAAAGCCAAAAATTGTGAAAGAGGGTAAGTGATCCAAATCCCCATCAAACCATAAAAATGACTGAGGATGGGGAGCAAAATCACAATAAAAAGAATTGTTTCACAAACAGTGATTAAAAAGGAACTTTTAGTGCGTTGGATGGATTGAAAAAACACCGCGCAGAAGAGATTGATTCCTAAGAGAATGTGTCCCAAATAATAAACATTCATGGCGTGCTTGGCGTCTTGCACAAAGGAGCCATCTTCTACCATACGTTCTTGGTCTATGTATAATCTGATCAGATAGTGGTCGAATAAATAAAAAACAATGTAGAGTCCAATCCCCATACAAAGCGACATTTTCAAGCCAAAAACAAAAGCTGTCTGCAGGCGATCTAAATACCCCGCCCCATGACTAAAACTAGCAATGGGCTGAATGGCTTGACCAATGGAGAGTAAAGTTGTCCAAAAGATGATCCCATTGTACATAATGATCGCATACATGGAAACCCCCCTCTCTCCTACGGTTTTCATGATAGTCCAGTTAAAGAGTAACATCACGATGGCAGCACTGAGTTCTGAAACACTTTGAGGCAAACCGCTTTTGGTAGAGGAAATAATGCTCGCCCAGTTAAAACGGCGCACGAAGTAAAGTTGACCCTTCTTGAGTAAAAAATGAGACATGAGAACACAAAAGCCCACCGCATGTCCGGTAACTGTGGCGATAGCACTGCCATGAATGCCCACTTCAAAAACATAGAGCAAGAGGTAGTTAAAAAGCACATTGGTTAAAGAACCAATGAGCATGGCAATCATAGCCAGTGCAGGCCGCTTGTCATTGACGACAAAAACATCAGCCAAAGGGTGTAGGACCATAAAAATAGCCCCCATGAGAATCACTTTAAGATAAATGGACACCATGGGCAAGAGTAAATCGCTACTGCCTAACATTTTGGCAATAAAATCGCTAAAGGGCACTAAACTCCAGCTAATTAAAGTGATGCTTACAGCCACAAAATAAAAGATGGAGCTAAATACTAAACGCGCGCGTTTGGCCTGATTTTTTCCCAAAAAATAAGAAGCAATCGAGGCCGCCCCTAACCCAAAAAGCAACTCAAAGGCAATCAAGGTAGGGAATATTGGCCAACACACTCCAATAGCTGCAACAGCCTCTTTTCCCAATTTATTCCCCACAAACATGCCATCAATCATGGAGTAAGTTGAGAGAGAAATCATTGAAAAGGCGAGGGGGATAAAATAATAAAAAAAGAGCTTAAAAATAGAGTCTTTATGAAGATCGATAGCCATTGGCCACCCAATTACTGGTTAAAACACACGGCTATCAGAAAACCTACAAAGAAAGTGTCCAGTGCCCCCAATAAGACACCAAAAACACTTTCCCCATACACTCTAGCGCTTGGAGAATTGAGGACTGCGGCGCGCCTTGCGTTTCCCATATTTTTTACGCTCCACAACTCTAGAGTCGCGGGTGAGTAATCCTTTAGGCTTTAAAATTGCCCTAAAAGCCACATCATAAAGATTGAGAGCCTTAGAAATTCCATGCCTTAAAGCCTCTGCTTGGGCACTATAGCCTCCCCCAAAAACCACTGCCTTTATACTTACCAAACCTTCTTGTTTGGTGAGCACCAAAGGTTGCATCACTTTCATCTTAATAGACTCATGCCCGCCCAACCAAGCATTAAGATCCATCCCATTAATGTCCAAAGTCCCACCTCCAGAGGTTAACCAAACTTTGGCGATGGCACTTTTGCGTTTCCCTGTAGCGTAAACCTTACTCATTAGGCATCCTTCTTAGAAACTTGAGCTGTGTGAGGGTGTTTTTCATCTTTGTAAACCTTCAATTTTTTAATCATGGCGCGCCCAAGTTTAGTTTTGGGCAACATTCCCCGCACAGCCAAATAAAAAAGCTTTTCGGGAGTTTTCTCAAGCATTTCTTCTAAGGTCTTGCTTTTAGTACTTCCAAAATAACCCGAATGGGTGAAATACTCTTTATTTTGCAATTTCATGCCAGAAAATTTGACCTTACTCGCATTGATCACTACAACAAAATCCCCACAATCTACATTGGGGGTAAAATAAGGGCGGTGTTTGCCTCTAAGCAAGGTGGCTGCGTGTGTGATAAGTCTGCCAAAAACTTGATCTTTGGCATCGAGCACCACCCAATTGCGCTTAATCTGCGTGTTTTTCATGGATTTGGTGAGTTGCATTGCAATCCTTGTATCAATATCAAAACGGGCATTCTAGCACCAAAAGTTTATAGATAACTGAATTTAAGTTAAGCTAAAGGAGTCTCTGGCGCATTTGGTAGAGGAGTGCCCGCTGACTCTGCTTATCTAAATGATAGCGTTTGTCATAGGCGTTTTGCACGGCAATTTTGAGAATATCAAGTTGGTTTTTATAAGAATCGCCCTCCCATATATCCAACACAAAGCGGTAAAGCTGGATATTTTGCACCAAGAGTTCAAAAACACGGGCGCGATCTTTAAGATAGAGAGCTTCATTAGTGCGATAATCCGCCACATTCACGACAATTCTTTCAAAGATTTTAGGCGCAAGTCTAGGGGGCATTGTCCTATAGACATAAGTCTTTAACTCCTCCAATTGAGCTTCTAGGTCAAAATTGTTAGAAAAGGCCAATACGCCCAAGATCAGGATTTGAGCGTTGAGTTTTTTACTCAAAAGGCGGGTTTGCCACTTGATCAACCATTTGCGAACCCTTGATATTTTTAACGCGTTGGTCATATGCTCTTAAGAATCCTTGAGCTCTCCCCAATTAGCACCATAACTTGTATGGCATTCTAAGGGGACTTTGAGCGGGTAGATTCCCTCCATAATGGTTTTAATTTCTAAGGCAATTTGGGATACCTGAGTTTTAGGAACCTCTAAGATAATCTCATCATGGACTTGCACGAGCATTTTTACGCGTGGGTATTTGGCAATGTGCGCATGGATTTTAAGCATGGCTAGTTTAACCAGATCGCTAGCACTGCCTTGAAAAAGGGTGTTGATCCCCTCGCGCAGGTATTCGGCTTGGAGTTTAGGTGTGGCGTTTGTAAAGTCAAAATGGCGTTGGTGCCCTAAAAGAGTGGTGATTTTGCCCTCTTGGAGAATGCGCGCTTTGAGCTGGTCTAAAAAGTCTTTGATCGTGGGAAAGGCGTTAAAATAGCGATCGATATAGTCTTTAGCCTCTTGTTGGCTAATTTTAAGGGTGTCTGCCAAGCGTCTAGGACCCATGCCATAGATGAGCGCAAAATTAATGCTTTTGGCAGCATGGCGTTTGTGTGGATCGTTAAAAAGGGCTAGGGCGGTGTTGAGGTGAATGTCTTGATTTTGCAAGAATGCCTGTATCAAGTGCGTGTCATTGCTAAAGTGCGCCAAGAGTCTTAGCTCAATTTGGGAGTAATCTGCGCCCAGTAAGAGCAGATCGGGCGCGCTGGGGATGAACCCATGGGCAATTTTTTTGCCTAAGGGCGTGCGTATGGGGATGTTTTGCAGGTTGGGGTGGGCAGAACTTAGCCTAGAGCTCGCAGTAGTGTGCTGGTAAAAAATGGTGTGGATTTTGCCATGTTGGTTTTGAGTGAGCAAGGGCTCTACATAAGTAGATTGGAGCTTGAAGAGTTCGCGATAGCCCAAAAGCGCGTCTAAAAGCGTAGCGACCTCTACACCTTGCACGCGCGCGCCTTGATAGGTTTCTTGCAAGGCTTTTAGGCTGGCCTCATCGGTGGAAAACCCGGTTTTAATTTTCTTAACCCCCTTAGCCTGCAAGCCCAAATCTTGGTAGAGAAAATGCGCCCATTGCTTGGTGGAATTGACATTGATGTCTGTATGGGCTAGGGCGTGGATTTGATTTTGCAGAGTGTTTAAACTCTGTGCGAACTCCTGTTTTAAGGTTTGAAAATACGCCAAATCTAGGCTAAAGCCCTGCGCTTGCATCTCTAGCAAAATCGCTAGTAAAGGGTATTCCAATTCGCGGGCGAGTTGCAGGAGATCGGGGCTTAGAGTGTCTTTGTAGTGCGTGTAAGCCCTAGCGATGAGGCGGGTATTGCTCTCCATCTGCGCGGCATTTAAAGGCGCGTGGGGCTTACTGCTAAAGCTCTCCAAGCTAAATAGCCTTCCTAATGCGCTCATTTGAGGTTCGAGACTGGAATTGTGTAGCCATGCTAGCAGGGCGACATCTTCATAATGCGTGGGCAGGTCAAGCTGGTAGCGTTGTTTAAAATATAAAAAGAGTTCTTTAATCTGGTAACCTACCAACTTGCATGCATAAAGTCTTTGCACACACGCAGGGGCTTGTGGGTCATGTAAATCTAGGAGCATAAAAGAGCTAACGGGTTCTAACCCTAAAATTCCTAGTGTTGTGCTCTGCAAGTCCAGATAGAGAGCGCATGTAGATAGTTGATTTAGAATTTCTAAAGTGGGCGGAGTGGTGTGCTGTGGGGGCAAAATAGGGGTGGTTTTAGGGATATATGTGGGCGTGATTTGCTTCAAGAGCGCAAACATTTCATAATGCTCAAGCGCATCTGCAATGCGCAATAAGGGGTTTTCTTGAGGAAAAGGCTTTAGGGTAGGTGGGTGGTTAAAAAGACCGCTTTCTAATTTAGCCAATCTGCGGCTTAAAAATGCTTGTTCTTTATCTCTTAAGAGCGCATGCTGGATTTTAGCCGGGAGTTTGGGATTTGTAATACTCGTTGTCTCTAGGGCATAGTATAGATTCTCTAAAGTGCTAAAAGCTTGGATGAGTTTAGTCCCATAAATGGGACCCACCCCCTCCACACCTTTATAGCCATCGCTACTATCTCCCACCAAGCCCTGATATTCTATAAACTGGTGCGGATAAATGCCGTATTTTTCTAGGCATTCCTCTATGCCTTTAAGCGTATTGCTACTAGGGTCGCATAGGAGCACGCGCGGGCTTACTAATTGGAAAAAGTCCTTATCCACGCTCAAAATACGCACCTCTGCCTCAGGGAAAACATGGCACAAACTCGCGATCACATCATCGCTCTCATAACCGGGCATGCTAAAAGAATCAAGTCCCATCGCCTCTATCCACTCAAAGATAATAGGAAGTTGTTCCTCAAGTCCGGGGGGCGAGGTGCGGTTGCTTTTATAAGTGGGGCAAAGGGTTTTACGGCGGTTATCCTTGCTCTCTAGGGCAAAGACAAGATGATCGGCTTTGAGTTTATAGACCTGTTGCACCACCCGCACAAATGCGCTCAACCACGCCGTGCTAGTCCCGCTAGAAGTGCGCAAATCCTTTAGATGAAAATAGAACTTGAAAAGAAGGCTAAAGGTATCAACCAAATGGAGCTTCAGCGGGCATCCTTGAGGCATGCGCTAAATAAATACTGGTGATCTTGGGGTAGGGCATCATAGAGTGCAAAGGCGAGTTGCCTAATTTCCCAAAGGGCTTTAGTGTCCGTGCGCAAAGAGAGGAAATTTTGCAAACTACGCGCATTGATACTAAAAGCCAAACTGGTTTTATAGCTCTCTGGCATGGCAAACTTGGCATAGTCATTTTTAACATGGTTGATAATGAGAAGGCGCAGATTTTCTAAAGCCTGCACACTGGCGTGATCCACTGCTTCGACACCTGTAAAGACAAGAAATTTTTGGGCGCGTTCCAAATTTTGCGCATTCAAAGGTAAAAAACTCTCCTGCTTTTTGAGTTCGCTTAAAGTATAACGGCTGGATTTGACCGAAAAGCTTGCCATTCTGTGGCGCGCGAGTTCTTGCAAGCACGCACGACTAATATCTATGATCTCAAAATTATAAAAGAGATGTTCTAGGGTAGAGTTGTGGCGGTATTTATTCGCCACGCGATCGATGAGTTCTAAATCCTTGCGCCCGCCTCCATCGCTGTAGGCAAAACTCTGATAACAGGTGCGGATCGCCTCATAGCAACAATTAAGAGGGGTGGCGTGTTTGAGGATTACTTGCATTATTCTTCTTCCTCATCATTTTGTTCTTCTAATAACAGAGTTGGTTCACTCACAGGGGGGCGATTAAAAGTGATGGGGGTAAAACTCAAATCTTTAGGCGTGTAAATCGTATTGGTGTAAATGACTTGTCCATTTAAGAGAGGCTCAGAAAAATAACGCGCCTGGATGCCATAGGTGCGCACTAACATGTTTTCTAAAGCGTCCACGCTGGTATATCCGATCCAATCATAGGCCAAATTCACGCCTAAAATCGAAGCGTATTGGTCTAAATAGGGGTTGATTTTGCCAATAGCACTGGCAATATAAAGATTACGGCGATCTTTAGGTTGGGTGAGCATGAACAGCGAAAGGTTAAAATTGATCTGTGAGGAGAGCAACATTTGAGGACCTCTGCCTAGCATGCTAATTTGAGAGAGAAGAAGCCCTGTCTTAACCACAGGAGTGTTGAGCATCACGACCGCGTTTTTAAGATATTTGGCTTGAGCTCTTAGTCCAAAAGAAAAACTGCTCGCCTTTTTAAAGGTGATGGTGTCCTCATAAAGCACGGGCGCGCCCAAATCGCGCAAACTCTTAGCCAACATCTCGCCTCTGAAACTATCGTCATTGTAGATCACAAGGGGTTTTCGTTGGCTCAAATCCACCAACATAGCCATTTGCCTAGCAAAATCAATGCCCGCAAAACTCAAAGCAGAGGGGAGATCGATGAGCCATTGGAGTTGGCTTTTATGCACACTAGGAATGATGATTGGCAGAGTGAGAGGGGTTTGGGCGATGAGATTTTGCACACCATTTTGAGTGAGCAAGGCGATAACAAAGGGGAAGTTCTGAGCGGCAATATCTTTATAAGCGCGTTTCAGACTATCAGCATCTTCTTGCCTGCTATCAAAAACTTTAAAAATAAAATTTTGTTCTTTGAGTGCCAAATAGGCCAAAATTGCATTAATGGCCGTATTGCTATATTTGCCCACCACATCTCTGGGCACTAACAAAGCGACCTTGTAGGGAATATCCCCTCTTTTGGACTCCACACCCATCTTTTGAGTTGTGCTAATGGGGCGTGGATTGAGAATATCATTTGTAATGGCGTAATCATCCCTAATTTGGGAATCTTGAGCGTTGAGTTGGACCTCTGAGGTGCGCGCCATA
This portion of the Helicobacter felis ATCC 49179 genome encodes:
- a CDS encoding formate dehydrogenase subunit gamma → MRAILYLMGVGVLSARDLPLDQERILGILPYGQRDTGKLGELWTLWQGHYFLWLFLAVVLGVASGFLLHYLVIGPKQFKHSDQKIPFFTLFNRIIHWIAGVSFILLVPTGLIMIFGDFLGGGAFVRFCRIAHSVGCVVFMVAVLPMLFMWLKDMFFRLADIKWLVIMGGYLSKEKKSVPAYKFNAGQKMWFWIATLGGLVMIASGGILYFNTVDLSAIASFFGLYQISLLRLSALVHNFLGLVMVGFFIVHLYMSLFAIKGALRSMIDGYKEEEEVKVLHSLYYQDQTRA
- a CDS encoding formate dehydrogenase subunit alpha — protein: MGKLSRRSFLKMGAVGAGAGATLAFANTKSSKKESVIDPHEGVKRVKTICSICSAGCGIIAEVKDGVWIRQDVAQDHPISAGSHCCKGVDQIDLVKSKMRLKYPLKKEGGKWKRISYDQAIEEISSKMIAMREKYGPDSMMFMGSAKMNSQQAYYWRKFAAFYGTNNIDHVARIUHSTTVAGVANTWGYGAMTNHFGDVVGHSKAILMIGLNTAVSNPIGFKHFLQAKDRNNAKLIVIDPVFTKSAAKADIYVRIRSGTDIAFIYGMLHLIFKHGWEDKEVIRTQSFGIEEIKKEALKYTPEVVEDITGVPASLLIQTTRVFAQAKPATLAWALGITQHSVGSGNTRILSILQLVLGNMGKKGGGCNIVRGHDNVQGATDMCCLADNLPGYYGLGEASWRYYAKCWGVDYEYLQKRFFTPEWMFKKGFSVSLWYEGVLQKNPTHSSAPIKGLWVQGNGISSLAHKVKIAEALDKLDLLVIAEPFLNEGAILTERTDNLYVLPIATQFECEGIVVATNRAAQWRSQVVKPLYEAKQDHELMFEMAKKFGFYEEYTKAMLCDFDKNGELVQVRKNFQWPEDATREIARTVKVIGLGGWTPERLKAQQENWHMFDYITQEGYGPMKGQYYGLPWPAWTPEHPGTPILYDISVPTKEGGMGFRARFGEEYKGQNLLADKSVTIKGSAIKGGYPEITKANIEKVLGIKLTDHERAIMGDNWKVDTSGLIQKKCDEKGVCVYGNARARAIVWSFIDQIPLHREPLHSPRPDLAKKYPAIKDQINNFRVNVRFISEQTQEEWAKEFPIIMASMRLVNLSGAGMLERTSKYLSAITPEMFCHIHPDLALKHGIKDGDMMWIHSPERTKIKVKAVFSHSVTPDRICMPYSFAGILQGVDLGHRYPEGTKPYTRGEGSNTVTNYGFDPVTQIPEFNAGLCRIEKA
- a CDS encoding YdcH family protein, with translation MFHEYRDEIKALKNKNPHFNKIFEEHNALDDEISTLETHNADDLKVSTLKKKKLHLKDEIFHMIQEYRAGLI
- a CDS encoding J domain-containing protein yields the protein MQIKTKIRREGVPSLAYDQGVATSDQFIEVCLEPVLYEQTTFYIKKHFKEHVKFKHTLILLEDQSLKKTYLLNRLFYAKYALHPFYDQLDAQLLLEKILAHAHLPVVFKESPHPHEHYASFFALVHKIEIQAIYLHSRVVFYYTHFIAREFLQSLFAPHILLETPFEDKSNKNDFLHETHAHLDALEPLMALQNSHFKHACIHFIYPTQALYLTRQEEIILKALRTLGLGVMHSKEEIKHRYLELAKLYHPDACTTNSSLYKQRFLEIVEAYGILKQL
- the fdh3B gene encoding formate dehydrogenase FDH3 subunit beta: MADLTPTKQIPNANRMKFYCDDNRCISCFACSVACSHSNELEVGLNRRKVITLYEGVEGKEKSISIACQHCTDAPCAQVCPVDCFYIREDGIVLHNKETCIGCGYCLYACPFGAPQFPRDGAFGVRGVMDKCTMCAGGPAPTHSKKEMELYGVNRIASGQVPMCAATCSTNALLVGDAGSIANIYRKRVMAKYANAQDFKTKADHQKEGAIP
- a CDS encoding tautomerase family protein, with the protein product MPYINIRISKEHGGATTEQKRALISGVTDLVVDILGKKREATIVIIDEIHTDNCGLGGETITRLRHTPPEQLKD